The Lycium ferocissimum isolate CSIRO_LF1 chromosome 10, AGI_CSIRO_Lferr_CH_V1, whole genome shotgun sequence genome window below encodes:
- the LOC132032674 gene encoding sphinganine C4-monooxygenase 1-like: MSIDYDDHRGGGLHVSDEILGTIVPIAVYWLYSGLYCMLGGMDKYRLHTKKDEDEKNLVSKKEVIKGVLLQQVVQGVIATILFAVTGNDDDSDGNQHAGFLGFLVLARQLFVGMMVLDTWQYFMHRYMHQNKFLYKHIHSQHHRLVVPYAFGALYNHPLEGLILDTIGGALAFLFSGMSPRASIFFFSFATIKTVDDHCGLWLPGNLFHIVFKNNSAYHDIHHQLYGSKYNFSQPFFVTWDRILGTYMPYALVNRPEGGYEARPAKDCKDD; the protein is encoded by the exons ATGAGTATTGATTATGATGATCATAGAGGTGGAGGATTACATGTATCAGATGAAATTTTGGGTACTATTGTGCCAATAGCTGTGTATTGGTTATATTCAGGATTGTATTGTATGCTTGGTGGTATGGATAAATATAGATTGCATACTAAGAAAGATGAAGATGAGAAAAATTTGGTTTCTAAAAAAGAGGTTATTAAAGGGGTTCTTCTTCAACAGGTTGTTCAAGGTGTTATTGCCACAATTCTCTTCGCG GTCACAGGTAATGATGATGACTCTGATGGAAATCAACATGCTGGCTTCCTTGGTTTCCTTGTTCTCGCTAGACAGTTATTTGTTGGCATGATGGTTTTAGATACTTGGCAATACTTTATGCATCGCTACATGCATCAAAACAAGTTCTTATACAAGCATATCCATTCTCAACATCACCGGCTAGTCGTTCCATACGCATTCGGAGCTTTGTACAATCACCCTTTAGAGGGTTTGATACTCGACACTATCGGTGGGGCCCTAGCTTTCCTTTTCTCAGGCATGTCCCCTCGAGCTTCCATCTTCTTTTTCTCGTTTGCTACCATCAAGACAGTTGATGATCATTGTGGACTATGGCTACCCGGAAACCTATTCCATATCGTCTTCAAAAACAACTCGGCTTACCATGATATTCATCACCAACTGTACGGAAGCAAGTATAACTTTTCGCAGCCTTTCTTTGTGACCTGGGATAGGATACTTGGTACGTATATGCCATATGCACTCGTGAATAGACCGGAAGGGGGTTATGAAGCTAGGCCTGCTAAAGATTGCAAGGATGACTGA
- the LOC132032675 gene encoding probable methyltransferase PMT2, which produces MANKSSGDNRTRTSVSILIVAGLCCFFYLLGAWQRSGIGKGDNIALAVTKSGQKCNILPNLNFETSHGGQAGSIDDSQTEIKEFKPCHPRYTDHTPCQDQKLAMKFPRENMIYRERHCPPPEKKLRCLIPAPKGYVTPFPWPKSRDYVPYANAPYKSLTVEKAIQNWIQYEGNVFRFPGGGTQFPQGADKYIDQLASVIPIQNGTVRTALDTGCGVASWGAYLWKRNVIAMSFAPRDSHEAQVQFALERGVPAVIGVLGTVKMPYPSKAFDMAHCSRCLIPWGAADGILMMEVDRVLRPGGYWVLSGPPINWKTNYKAWQRPKKELQEEQRKIEEIAKHLCWEKKSQKGETAIWQKSMDADSCRSGKEDSEAALCKSADPDDVWYNKMEACVTPSKGNGDDKGLKPFPERLFAIPPRIANGLVSGVSVEAYLEDNKNWKKHVSAYKKINKLIDTGRYRNIMDMNSGLGGFAAALQSPKLWVMNVLPTIAEKNTLGVVYERGLIGIYHDWCEAFSTYPRTYDLIHANGLFSLYKDKCDFEDILLEMDRILRPEGAVILRDDVDVLIKVKKIIGGMRWDFKLMDHEDGPLVPEKILVAVKKYWTVGDKNSTSTR; this is translated from the exons ATGGCAAACAAAAGCTCAGGGGACAATAGGACCAGAACTTCTGTGTCAATCTTAATAGTAGCTGGTCTCTGTTGCTTCTTCTATTTGCTCGGGGCATGGCAAAGAAGTGGCATTGGGAAGGGAGATAATATAGCTCTGGCAGTCACCAAGAGTGGTCAGAAGTGCAATATCCTACCAAATCTCAATTTCGAGACTAGTCATGGTGGCCAAGCAGGTAGTATTGATGATTCACAAacagaaataaaagaatttaagCCATGTCATCCTCGTTATACTGATCATACACCATGTCAAGATCAAAAACTTGCTATGAAATTCCCAAGGGAAAATATGATTTATCGAGAAAGGCATTGTCCGCCTCCAGAAAAGAAGTTGCGTTGCCTTATTCCGGCACCTAAAGGGTATGTTACCCCATTCCCATGGCCAAAAAGTCGGGATTATGTTCCATATGCCAACGCTCCGTATAAGAGCTTGACGGTCGAGAAGGCCATTCAAAACTGGATTCAGTATGAAGGTAATGTGTTTAGGTTTCCTGGAGGAGGGACACAGTTTCCTCAAGGAGCAGATAAGTATATTGATCAGCTTGCTTCAGTAATCCCAATTCAAAATGGAACTGTTCGGACTGCTCTGGACACTGGTTGCGGG GTCGCAAGTTGGGGTGCTTATCTTTGGAAAAGGAATGTCATCGCAATGTCATTTGCTCCAAGAGACTCACATGAAGCTCAGGTTCAGTTTGCTCTTGAGAGGGGTGTACCTGCTGTTATTGGCGTACTAGGAACAGTCAAAATGCCATATCCATCTAAGGCCTTTGATATGGCTCATTGTTCTCGTTGTCTAATCCCATGGGGAGCTGCTG ATGGAATCCTCATGATGGAAGTTGATAGAGTTCTTCGACCTGGTGGCTACTGGGTGCTTTCTGGTCCTCCGATCAATTGGAAGACTAATTACAAGGCCTGGCAGCGTCCCAAGAAGGAACTTCAGGAAGAACAAAGAAAGATTGAAGAGATTGCTAAACATCTTTGCTGGGAGAAAAAATCCCAGAAGGGAGAAACTGCTATATGGCAGAAAAGTATGGATGCTGACTCATGCCGTTCTGGAAAAGAAGATTCTGAAGCTGCACTCTGTAAATCTGCAGATCCAGATGACGTCTG GTACAACAAAATGGAAGCCTGCGTAACACCAAGCAAAGGCAATGGTGATGACAAGGGTCTAAAGCCATTCCCTGAGAGACTTTTTGCTATTCCCCCAAGAATTGCTAACGGACTAGTTTCTGGAGTCTCCGTTGAGGCATATCTGGAAGACAACAAAAACTGGAAGAAGCATGTAAGTGCTTATAAGAAAATTAACAAACTCATCGACACAGGAAGGTACCGTAATATCATGGACATGAATTCTGGGCTTGGAGGTTTTGCTGCAGCTCTTCAATCTCCCAAGTTGTGGGTTATGAATGTTTTGCCTACGATAGCCGAGAAAAATACCTTGGGAGTCGTGTATGAACGAGGGCTTATCGGAATTTATCATGACTG GTGTGAAGCATTCTCTACGTACCCAAGGACGTATGATCTCATTCATGCTAATGGTCTTTTCAGTTTATACAAGGACAA GTGTGACTTTGAAGACATTCTCTTAGAGATGGACCGTATTTTGCGGCCAGAAGGCGCTGTTATTCTGAGGGACGACGTAGACGTGCTAATTAAGGTGAAGAAGATAATAGGAGGTATGAGATGGGACTTTAAATTGATGGATCATGAAGACGGACCCCTTGTTCCCGAAAAAATACTGGTAGCAGTCAAAAAATACTGGACTGTGGGGGATAAGAATTCCACATCCACACGATAA